In Etheostoma cragini isolate CJK2018 chromosome 9, CSU_Ecrag_1.0, whole genome shotgun sequence, the following are encoded in one genomic region:
- the LOC117951002 gene encoding lipoprotein lipase translates to MKAWRLRFLYFLVLNAAVQYVTSLEEELSDSIFGSFLDPLKDLFDHKDDSNQSFAKFSLRKPSNPDDDLCYIVPGKPDSLAACTFNSTSKTFLVIHGWTLSGMFQSWVAKLVSALYEREQTANVIVVDWLSSAQNHYVVAAQNTKTVGREIAHFIDWIEETTNKPLENIHLIGYSLGAHVAGFAGSQATNKVGRITGLDPAGPDFEGEHAHRRLSPDDAHFVDVLHTFTRGSLGLSIGIQQPVGHVDIYPNGGKFQPGCNLRGALEKIANFGLFAITDAVKCEHERSVHLFIDSLLNEREAAKAYRCGSNDMFNRGMCLSCRKSRCNAVGYDISKVRKARNVQLYTKTRASMPFRVYHYQLKIHFSSKVNRSEMEPSLTVSLHGTKGEAENLELKLNEKIATNKTHSFLLVTEKDIGDLLMLKFKWEEENSWSTSNMLKMVSSWWSGDSDSNMEVHKIRIRAGETQQKMVFCVKDPEAQKLTQEVTFVKCKDAWRTKPTHTPKRVTLKNY, encoded by the exons ATGAAAGCGTGGCGACTTCGGTTTCTGTACTTTCTGGTGTTGAATGcagctgtacagtatgtgacgTCCCTGGAAGAAGAGCTCTCCGATTCTATTTTTG GTAGCTTCCTCGACCCTTTGAAAGACTTGTTTGACCACAAGGATGACAGCAATCAAAGTTTCGCCAAATTCTCGCTCAGAAAACCATCCAATCCCGATGATGACCTGTGTTACATCGTTCCAGGCAAACCCGACTCCCTGGCTGCCTGCACCTTTAACAGCACCTCCAAAACCTTCCTGGTAATCCACGGATGGACG TTAAGTGGGATGTTTCAAAGCTGGGTGGCGAAGCTGGTATCTGCGCTGTACGAAAGAGAGCAGACGGCCAACGTCATCGTGGTGGACTGGCTCAGCTCGGCACAGAACCACTATGTAGTTGCAGCTCAGAACACCAAAACAGTGGGACGCGAGATCGCTCACTTTATCGATTGGATCGAG GAAACCACCAACAAGCCTCTAGAGAACATCCACCTGATTGGCTACAGCCTTGGGGCTCATGTGGCAGGATTTGCTGGAAGCCAAGCAACTAACAAAGTTGGAAGAATAACtg gGCTGGACCCAGCTGGTCCTGACTTTGAGGGAGAGCATGCACACAGGCGTCTATCCCCGGATGATGCTCACTTTGTAGACGTCCTCCACACCTTCACACGGGGCTCCCTGGGTCTTAGCATCGGGATCCAGCAGCCTGTCGGCCACGTAGACATTTACCCAAACGGCGGCAAGTTCCAACCGGGCTGCAACCTCAGGGGGGCACTGGAGAAGATTGCTAACTTTGGGTTATTTG CTATTACTGATGCAGTGAAGTGTGAACATGAGCGCTCTGTCCACCTGTTCATCGACTCTCTGCTGAACGAGCGGGAAGCAGCCAAGGCCTACAGATGCGGCAGCAACGACATGTTTAACCGCGGCATGTGTCTCAGTTGCCGCAAAAGCCGCTGCAACGCAGTGGGATACGATATCAGCAAGGTCCGCAAGGCACGCAACGTTCAGCTGTACACCAAAACACGAGCCTCTATGCCTTTCAGAG TTTACCACTATCAACTGAAGATCCACTTCTCCAGTAAAGTGAATCGTTCAGAGATGGAGCCGTCCCTCACTGTCTCACTGCACGGAACAAAAGGAGAGGCTGAAAACCTAGAGCTTAAACT AAACGAGAAAATAGCGACGAATAAGACACATTCATTTCTGCTTGTGACAGAGAAAGATATCGGAGATTTATTGATGTTGAAGTTTAAATGGGAGGAGGAAAACAGTTGGTCAACCTCCAACATGTTGAAGATGGTTTCCTCTTGGTGGTCCGGTGACTCAGACAGCAACATGGAGGTTCACAAGATCCGTATCCGAGCTGGCGAGACCCAACAAAA GATGGTGTTCTGTGTAAAAGACCCTGAAGCTCAGAAATTGACACAAGAGGTcacatttgttaaatgtaagGATGCATGGAGGACAAAACCGACACATACTCCAAAAAG AGTAACTCTGAAGAACTACTGA